One Streptomyces sp. NBC_01237 genomic region harbors:
- a CDS encoding ABC transporter ATP-binding protein — protein sequence MPDTNATHSAVTDVLSPAAAVSLTGVAVRFRSRKRDVTALSEVSLDVRPGEFVAIVGPSGCGKSTLLKLVAGLLKASSGEVRLGAERVEGPRHDIGYVFQRAALLEWRSALRNILLQAEIRRMPAARARGRADELIRMTGLTGFEDAYPHELSGGMQQRVALCRALLHEPPVLLMDEPFGALDALTREQMNTELHRIWRDTGTTVLLVTHSISEAVYLADRVVVMSPRPGTIQEIIEVGLPAERDYGRTLGRPEFREAAGHIRDLLGAVSAHD from the coding sequence ATGCCGGACACGAACGCGACGCACTCGGCCGTGACCGACGTACTGTCGCCCGCCGCCGCGGTCTCCCTGACCGGCGTGGCGGTCCGTTTCCGCAGCAGGAAACGTGACGTCACGGCCCTGAGCGAGGTCTCGCTCGATGTGCGCCCCGGCGAGTTCGTCGCCATCGTCGGGCCCTCGGGATGCGGCAAGTCGACCCTGCTCAAGCTGGTCGCGGGACTGCTCAAGGCGTCCTCGGGGGAGGTACGGCTCGGTGCGGAGCGGGTCGAGGGGCCACGGCACGACATCGGTTATGTGTTCCAGCGCGCCGCCCTGCTGGAATGGAGATCGGCGCTGCGCAACATCCTGCTCCAGGCGGAGATCCGCAGAATGCCCGCGGCGCGGGCACGCGGGCGGGCCGACGAACTGATCCGGATGACGGGTCTGACGGGCTTCGAGGACGCCTATCCGCACGAGCTGTCGGGAGGGATGCAGCAACGGGTCGCCCTGTGCCGCGCGTTGCTGCACGAACCGCCGGTCCTGCTGATGGACGAGCCGTTCGGGGCGCTGGACGCCCTCACCCGGGAGCAGATGAACACCGAGCTCCACCGCATCTGGCGGGACACCGGCACCACGGTGCTGCTGGTCACCCACTCGATCTCGGAGGCCGTCTACCTGGCGGACCGCGTGGTGGTGATGAGCCCACGGCCGGGCACGATCCAGGAGATCATCGAGGTCGGGCTGCCCGCGGAGCGGGACTACGGCCGGACGCTGGGCCGCCCGGAGTTCCGCGAGGCCGCCGGGCACATCCGCGACCTCCTGGGCGCGGTCTCGGCCCACGACTGA
- a CDS encoding sugar phosphate isomerase/epimerase family protein, giving the protein MNSTRRAFLGTALGVAAATVPGTLPAAAVGAGHHRRIPRSGIGMHLYTMRTALATDFRGTLERLAEIGYATVGVSGRHGNSASAIRRMLDGTRLRAVLEHVGYDIVRGAGLPQALEDIHTLGGKWIVVPSLPGTLHSPAGYREVAKEFNRAGLAARESGLKLLYHNHGSDHEVVDGVSLYDILLTETDPELVGFELDLYWAANGGASAPGELFVRHPRRFPALHVKDMAPNGDFADVGSGVLDFPAMFDTARQGGVRQWLVEHDSPADPFASALASYRYLARLRY; this is encoded by the coding sequence ATGAACAGCACACGCAGAGCGTTCCTCGGTACCGCCCTGGGAGTCGCCGCGGCCACCGTCCCCGGCACCCTCCCGGCAGCCGCCGTCGGAGCGGGACACCACCGGCGCATCCCCCGGTCCGGGATCGGCATGCACCTCTACACCATGCGCACGGCGCTGGCGACGGACTTCAGGGGCACGCTGGAGCGGCTGGCGGAGATCGGTTACGCCACGGTCGGGGTGAGCGGCCGGCACGGCAACAGCGCGTCCGCCATCCGCCGCATGCTCGACGGGACCCGCCTCAGGGCCGTGCTCGAACACGTCGGCTACGACATCGTGCGGGGGGCCGGGCTGCCGCAGGCGCTGGAGGACATCCACACACTCGGCGGGAAGTGGATCGTCGTGCCCAGCCTGCCGGGCACGCTGCACTCTCCGGCGGGATACCGGGAGGTGGCGAAGGAGTTCAACAGGGCGGGGCTGGCCGCCCGTGAGTCCGGGCTGAAGCTGCTGTACCACAACCACGGCAGCGACCACGAGGTGGTGGACGGGGTGAGCCTGTACGACATCCTGCTCACCGAGACCGATCCCGAGCTGGTCGGCTTCGAGCTGGATCTGTACTGGGCGGCCAACGGCGGCGCCTCCGCCCCGGGCGAACTCTTCGTACGCCATCCGCGGCGCTTCCCCGCGCTGCATGTGAAGGACATGGCGCCGAACGGGGACTTCGCCGATGTCGGATCGGGAGTGCTGGACTTTCCCGCCATGTTCGACACGGCACGGCAGGGCGGGGTGAGGCAGTGGCTGGTGGAGCACGACTCACCGGCCGATCCGTTCGCGTCGGCGCTGGCCAGTTACCGGTATCTGGCGCGGCTGCGGTACTGA
- a CDS encoding ThuA domain-containing protein, producing MSHRPLRHAPSGRQPLRDRVPRGLPSPLIALTSLLALIVALLVATPPGAQAAPFRVLVYSEVTNFTHDSIPAGIAAVKKLGAENGFEVEATDDSAVFNDTDLSRFQAVVFNNTNSTPEKGDLLTAAERAALQKYIRAGGGWVGLHAASASERDWDWYEGLVGAIFDQHPAVQTGRVKVLDHAHPSTKDLPELWERTEEWYNWRSNPTSKVHTLAQIKVRDGITGLDEGVDHPWSWCQNYDGGRSWFTAGGHAASAFQEEGFVKHLLGGIQWAAGAEQGDCTATRTGSFQRTALATEDLADPFELAVAPDRRVFFAQRTGKLKVIDQQTMKVSTALDLAYTPEMTSQSDGLLGLALDPDFARNNWLYLLHSDKSEKRLNLSRFTVNGNTVDTASEKRLLTIPTLRGEGRANSHMAGSLAFDKSGNLYAATGDNTDPFASDGFTPIDEGEGRRAWDAQGTSGNTNDLRGKVLRITPQDDGTYTVPEDNLFAPGTRKTRPEIYAMGMRNPFRITTDPVSGALMVADYGPDARSAVADRGPEGTVEYTRITEAGNFGWPYCVGDNTPFNDYDFTTKKSGAKFDCAALVNDSPNNTGLRELPPAQPATVWYAYSASPEFPELGTGGGGPMSGPVYDYDPANTYRTKFPEYFEGKWLNYELTRRWFKTFSFQQKDQTFTDPRFAPARAGDLQSVNGIFEDMAWNQPFDADFGPDGALYVIDFGLGSGTGRGGSNEGAGIYRIDYVGDGRLPDAKVSTDRDNGPAPLTVAFSSAGSGLPDDRPVSYAWDFDGNGSTDSTEANPSYTYRAKGLFTARLTVTGPGGLTGLAVRDITVGNTRPEVTIQHPPKGGMFSFGDTVPFTVKVKDKEDGRSGPIDCSRVVVQSQLGHDTHLHPLDNYTGCTGEIVTDAGDSHGPGQNLYYGITAQYEDKGAPGAPALTGSTSLTLRTTFREAEHFTATGGTHDGVVVGSRADASGGKRLTEIEDGDWIALDPVSLKGIGSVTVGAASGGIGGSVEFRAGSPAGRLLGTVNVPNTGGWGSVVSPTTALKDPGGTTKLYAVFTNPEWSSEKADLFAVDWLHFNGPGVEKRPGTNVTVKAAPATGTAPLTVALSSAVVPVAGREIASYHWDFGDNAAPAGAEGASAKHTYGRKGAYTARLTVTDDKGDTSTGSVRIDVR from the coding sequence ATGAGTCATCGTCCGTTACGCCATGCCCCGTCGGGCAGACAGCCTTTGCGTGATCGCGTTCCACGCGGCCTCCCCTCGCCGCTCATCGCTCTCACCTCGCTCCTGGCGCTGATTGTCGCTCTGCTGGTGGCCACACCACCCGGAGCGCAGGCAGCGCCTTTTCGTGTCCTCGTCTACTCCGAGGTCACCAACTTCACCCATGACTCGATCCCCGCCGGAATCGCGGCGGTCAAGAAGCTCGGCGCCGAGAACGGCTTCGAGGTGGAGGCGACAGACGATTCCGCTGTCTTCAACGACACCGATCTGTCCCGCTTCCAGGCAGTCGTCTTCAACAACACCAACTCCACACCGGAGAAGGGCGATCTGCTGACTGCCGCGGAACGGGCCGCCCTGCAGAAGTACATCCGCGCGGGCGGCGGCTGGGTGGGGCTGCATGCCGCGTCCGCCAGCGAGCGGGACTGGGACTGGTACGAGGGGCTGGTCGGCGCGATATTCGACCAGCACCCGGCCGTGCAGACCGGCAGGGTGAAGGTGCTGGACCACGCGCACCCCTCCACCAAGGATCTGCCCGAACTCTGGGAGCGTACGGAGGAGTGGTACAACTGGCGCTCCAATCCGACCTCCAAGGTGCACACCCTCGCGCAGATCAAGGTGCGTGACGGCATCACCGGCCTGGACGAGGGCGTGGACCATCCGTGGTCCTGGTGCCAGAACTACGACGGCGGCCGTTCCTGGTTCACCGCGGGCGGGCACGCCGCGTCCGCGTTCCAGGAGGAGGGCTTCGTCAAGCACCTGCTGGGCGGCATCCAGTGGGCGGCGGGCGCCGAGCAGGGTGACTGCACCGCCACCCGGACCGGTTCGTTCCAGCGCACCGCGCTGGCCACCGAAGATCTCGCCGACCCGTTCGAACTGGCCGTCGCTCCCGACCGGCGGGTGTTCTTCGCCCAGCGCACCGGGAAGCTGAAGGTCATCGACCAGCAGACCATGAAGGTGTCCACGGCGCTGGACCTCGCGTACACCCCGGAGATGACCAGCCAGTCCGACGGGCTGCTCGGTCTGGCCCTCGATCCGGACTTCGCGCGGAACAACTGGCTCTATCTGCTGCACTCCGACAAGAGCGAGAAGCGGCTGAACCTGTCCCGGTTCACGGTCAACGGCAACACCGTCGACACGGCGTCGGAGAAGAGGCTGCTGACGATCCCGACCCTGCGGGGCGAGGGCCGGGCCAATTCCCATATGGCCGGTTCGCTCGCCTTCGACAAGAGCGGCAACCTGTACGCGGCGACGGGCGACAACACCGATCCCTTCGCCTCGGACGGCTTCACCCCGATCGACGAGGGTGAGGGGCGGCGAGCCTGGGACGCGCAGGGCACCTCGGGCAACACGAACGACCTGCGCGGCAAGGTCCTGCGGATCACTCCGCAGGACGACGGCACCTACACCGTGCCCGAGGACAACCTCTTCGCGCCCGGTACGCGGAAGACGCGGCCCGAGATCTACGCGATGGGGATGCGCAATCCGTTCCGGATCACCACGGACCCGGTGAGCGGTGCGCTGATGGTCGCGGACTACGGGCCGGACGCCCGGTCGGCGGTGGCGGACCGGGGACCCGAGGGAACCGTCGAGTACACCCGTATCACCGAGGCGGGCAACTTCGGCTGGCCGTACTGCGTGGGCGACAACACCCCCTTCAACGACTACGACTTCACGACGAAGAAGTCGGGCGCGAAGTTCGACTGCGCGGCGCTCGTCAACGACTCGCCGAACAACACGGGGCTGCGGGAACTCCCGCCCGCCCAGCCGGCCACGGTCTGGTACGCCTACTCCGCGTCCCCCGAGTTCCCGGAGCTGGGCACCGGAGGCGGCGGCCCGATGAGCGGTCCGGTCTACGACTACGACCCGGCGAACACGTACCGCACCAAGTTCCCCGAGTACTTCGAGGGGAAGTGGCTGAACTACGAACTGACACGGCGCTGGTTCAAGACGTTCTCGTTCCAGCAGAAGGACCAGACGTTCACCGATCCCCGGTTCGCACCCGCCAGGGCCGGTGATCTCCAGTCGGTCAACGGCATCTTCGAGGACATGGCGTGGAACCAGCCCTTCGACGCGGACTTCGGTCCCGACGGGGCGCTGTACGTCATCGACTTCGGGCTCGGCAGCGGCACCGGACGCGGCGGCAGCAACGAGGGGGCGGGCATCTACCGGATCGACTACGTCGGTGACGGCCGGCTGCCCGACGCCAAGGTCTCCACCGACCGGGACAACGGCCCGGCACCGCTCACCGTCGCCTTCTCCAGCGCGGGTTCCGGCCTCCCGGACGATCGGCCGGTCTCCTACGCCTGGGACTTCGACGGAAACGGCAGCACCGACTCGACGGAGGCGAACCCCTCGTACACCTACCGGGCCAAGGGGCTGTTCACGGCGCGCCTGACGGTCACCGGCCCCGGCGGGCTGACGGGGCTGGCGGTGCGGGACATCACCGTCGGCAACACGCGGCCCGAGGTGACGATCCAGCACCCCCCGAAAGGCGGGATGTTCAGCTTCGGCGACACCGTCCCGTTCACCGTGAAGGTGAAGGACAAGGAGGACGGGCGCAGCGGTCCGATCGACTGCTCGCGCGTGGTGGTGCAGTCCCAGCTCGGCCATGACACCCATCTGCATCCGCTCGACAACTACACCGGCTGCACGGGCGAGATCGTCACGGATGCCGGGGACAGCCACGGTCCGGGCCAGAACCTCTACTACGGGATCACCGCCCAGTACGAGGACAAGGGCGCCCCGGGCGCCCCCGCGCTCACCGGCTCCACCTCGCTGACGCTGCGCACCACGTTCCGGGAGGCCGAGCACTTCACGGCGACCGGTGGCACCCACGACGGTGTCGTGGTCGGCAGCCGGGCGGACGCCTCCGGCGGAAAGCGGCTGACCGAGATCGAGGACGGGGACTGGATCGCCCTCGATCCGGTCAGCCTCAAGGGCATCGGCTCGGTGACGGTCGGCGCGGCCTCCGGCGGCATCGGTGGCAGCGTCGAATTCCGGGCGGGCTCCCCGGCCGGCCGGCTGCTCGGCACGGTGAACGTCCCGAACACCGGCGGCTGGGGCAGCGTCGTCTCGCCCACGACGGCGCTGAAGGACCCGGGTGGCACCACCAAGCTCTACGCGGTGTTCACGAATCCGGAGTGGAGCAGCGAGAAGGCCGACCTGTTCGCGGTCGACTGGCTGCACTTCAACGGTCCGGGCGTCGAGAAGAGGCCCGGCACGAACGTCACGGTGAAGGCTGCCCCGGCAACGGGCACCGCACCCCTGACCGTGGCGCTGAGCAGTGCGGTCGTGCCGGTGGCGGGGCGCGAAATCGCCTCGTACCACTGGGACTTCGGCGACAACGCCGCACCTGCTGGGGCCGAGGGGGCGAGCGCGAAGCACACCTATGGCCGCAAGGGCGCCTACACCGCGCGTCTGACCGTCACCGACGACAAGGGGGATACGAGCACCGGTTCCGTTCGCATCGACGTGAGGTGA